In one Chloroflexota bacterium genomic region, the following are encoded:
- the rpsI gene encoding 30S ribosomal protein S9 — MAELTGKYFEGVGRRKTSVARVRLYPGEGAFVVNEKPFEQYFMRVADLSTVQAPLAATGMRDKYLVSVMVKGGGQAGQAGAVAHGVARALLKSDGALQPVLRKGGFLTRDARIKERKKPGLKRARKAPQYTKR, encoded by the coding sequence ATGGCAGAATTGACCGGCAAGTACTTCGAAGGCGTCGGGCGGCGCAAGACCTCGGTGGCGCGTGTGCGGTTGTATCCGGGCGAAGGCGCGTTTGTCGTGAATGAAAAGCCGTTTGAGCAGTACTTCATGCGCGTAGCCGACCTGTCGACCGTGCAGGCGCCGCTGGCCGCGACCGGCATGCGCGACAAATACCTCGTCTCCGTCATGGTGAAGGGCGGCGGCCAGGCGGGCCAGGCCGGCGCCGTGGCGCACGGCGTGGCGCGCGCGCTGCTGAAGAGCGACGGGGCGTTGCAGCCGGTGTTGCGCAAGGGCGGCTTTCTGACGCGCGATGCGCGCATCAAGGAGCGCAAGAAGCCAGGCCTCAAGCGCGCCCGCAAGGCGCCGCAGTACACCAAGCGTTAA
- the rpsM gene encoding 30S ribosomal protein S13: MARIAGVDLPREKRVEIGLTYIYGIGPSASKRILNQLNISPDTRVRSLSEDEITRLRSVIDKEFKVEGDLRREISMNIKRLQEVGSYRGIRHRRSLPVRGQRSRTNARTRKGPKKTVAGKKKTKAKK, from the coding sequence ATGGCCCGTATTGCAGGTGTGGACCTGCCGCGTGAAAAGCGCGTCGAGATCGGTTTGACGTATATTTACGGCATTGGCCCCTCGGCGAGCAAGCGGATCCTGAATCAACTGAATATCAGCCCGGACACCCGTGTGCGCAGCCTGTCCGAAGACGAGATCACGCGCCTGCGTTCGGTCATCGACAAAGAATTCAAAGTCGAAGGCGATCTGCGCCGCGAGATCAGCATGAATATCAAGCGGCTGCAGGAAGTCGGTTCGTACCGCGGCATCCGGCACCGCCGCAGCCTGCCGGTGCGCGGCCAGCGCTCGCGCACGAACGCGCGCACGCGCAAGGGCCCGAAGAAGACGGTGGCCGGCAAGAAGAAGACCAAGGCGAAGAAGTAA
- the rpsD gene encoding 30S ribosomal protein S4: MARYTDPVCRLCRREGMKLFLKGERCFSPKCAIERRAYPPGQHGGKRTGRRKASDYSVQLREKQRARRIYGVLEGQFRRYFAEAERHQGMTGVNLLQMLELRLDNVVYRVGYADSRAQGRQLVTHGHVLVNGRPLDIASAVLKSGDVVSIAEGSKAKKYFTDLSSVLRERRAPDWLQRNDASLSAKVLGVPSRDQIDVSLNEQLIVEYYSR; the protein is encoded by the coding sequence ATGGCAAGGTATACCGATCCTGTTTGCAGGCTGTGCCGCCGCGAGGGCATGAAGCTGTTTCTGAAAGGCGAGCGATGCTTCTCGCCCAAATGCGCCATTGAGCGGCGCGCGTACCCGCCCGGCCAGCATGGCGGCAAGCGCACGGGGCGCCGCAAGGCGTCGGACTACTCCGTGCAGTTGCGCGAGAAGCAGCGCGCCCGCCGCATCTATGGCGTGCTCGAAGGCCAGTTCCGCCGCTACTTCGCGGAAGCCGAGCGCCACCAGGGCATGACCGGCGTCAACCTGCTGCAAATGCTTGAGTTGCGCCTCGACAATGTCGTCTATCGCGTCGGCTACGCCGATTCGCGCGCCCAGGGCCGCCAGCTGGTGACGCACGGCCACGTGCTCGTCAACGGCCGCCCGCTCGACATCGCCTCCGCCGTCCTGAAGTCCGGCGACGTGGTATCGATTGCCGAGGGCAGCAAGGCCAAGAAATATTTCACGGACCTGTCCAGCGTTCTGCGCGAACGCCGCGCGCCCGACTGGCTTCAGCGCAACGATGCGAGCCTGTCGGCCAAGGTGCTCGGCGTTCCGTCGCGCGACCAGATCGACGTGTCGCTCAATGAGCAGTTGATCGTCGAGTACTACTCTCGATAG
- the rplQ gene encoding 50S ribosomal protein L17, with protein MRHQVAGKRLSRSTGARKALFKNLLTDLFRNERIETTEVKAKVLRSQAEKMITMARRGDLASRRRIISQLNSTEVAKKLFEEIAKEYQGRKGGYTRIYKLGPRKGDAAPMALLELVQVAETAEKK; from the coding sequence GTGAGGCACCAAGTCGCCGGAAAGAGGCTGTCGCGCAGCACGGGCGCGCGCAAAGCGCTGTTCAAGAATCTGCTGACCGACCTGTTCCGCAACGAGCGGATTGAGACGACCGAGGTCAAGGCCAAGGTACTCCGCAGCCAGGCGGAGAAGATGATCACGATGGCACGCCGCGGCGATCTGGCATCGCGCCGCCGCATCATCTCGCAACTGAACTCGACCGAAGTCGCCAAGAAGCTGTTCGAGGAAATCGCCAAGGAGTACCAGGGGCGCAAGGGCGGTTACACGCGCATCTACAAGCTCGGCCCGCGCAAGGGCGATGCCGCGCCGATGGCGCTGCTGGAGCTGGTGCAGGTCGCGGAGACGGCGGAGAAGAAGTAG
- the truA gene encoding tRNA pseudouridine(38-40) synthase TruA, whose protein sequence is MQRNFAAIVQYDGTDFAGFQLQTDRPTIQGALEETLSVICQSPIRLAGAGRTDAGVHARAQVVSFSCAWAREVRELQRAWNARLPDSIAVQSLVVAPDDFHARRSARARTYRYVIDNRAVRAPLANRYAWSVTRPLDERQMHAAVQGYIGRHDFIAFGNPPKRERSAVRDLLAARCWRAVDRVTVELTANAFLHGMVRRMAGALAALGGGQLLPEAFAALLPARDKARVKWVAPPHGLCLWRVEYERDPLERSGGPDFEEPK, encoded by the coding sequence ATGCAGCGTAACTTTGCGGCTATCGTGCAGTACGATGGCACGGATTTTGCAGGTTTCCAACTTCAGACCGACCGCCCGACGATCCAGGGGGCCCTGGAAGAGACGCTCAGCGTCATCTGTCAGTCGCCAATCCGGCTTGCCGGGGCGGGGCGCACCGATGCCGGAGTGCATGCGCGCGCGCAGGTGGTTTCGTTCAGTTGCGCGTGGGCGCGCGAGGTGCGGGAGTTGCAACGCGCCTGGAACGCCCGCCTGCCGGATAGCATCGCCGTGCAGTCGCTGGTGGTGGCGCCGGACGACTTTCATGCGCGGCGCTCGGCACGGGCGCGCACGTACCGCTACGTGATTGACAATCGTGCGGTGCGGGCGCCGCTGGCCAACCGGTACGCGTGGAGCGTGACCCGGCCGCTGGACGAGCGACAGATGCACGCCGCCGTGCAGGGCTACATCGGGCGGCACGACTTTATCGCCTTCGGCAACCCGCCGAAGCGCGAGCGCAGCGCGGTGCGCGACCTGTTGGCCGCGCGCTGCTGGCGCGCAGTCGACCGCGTGACCGTGGAACTGACGGCTAATGCGTTCCTGCACGGTATGGTGCGGCGCATGGCCGGCGCGCTGGCGGCGCTGGGCGGCGGGCAACTGCTGCCGGAGGCGTTTGCGGCACTGCTGCCGGCGCGCGACAAGGCCCGCGTCAAGTGGGTGGCGCCGCCGCACGGCTTGTGTCTGTGGCGCGTGGAATATGAGCGAGACCCGCTTGAGCGATCGGGCGGACCGGATTTCGAGGAGCCGAAGTGA
- the rpsK gene encoding 30S ribosomal protein S11 has product MARRPEGARTGGRAAKKSPPQGQAHIQATFNNTIVTLTDTQGNVVAWGSAGSAGFKGSRKSTPYAAQLAAGTVAKTCLDAGMREVDVYIKGPGPGRESALRALQASGLRVRSITDITPIPHNGCRPRKKRRV; this is encoded by the coding sequence ATGGCAAGACGACCGGAGGGCGCCCGCACGGGCGGCCGGGCCGCGAAGAAATCGCCGCCGCAAGGGCAGGCGCACATCCAGGCGACCTTCAACAACACCATTGTGACGTTGACGGACACGCAGGGCAATGTCGTGGCGTGGGGGAGTGCAGGCTCGGCGGGCTTCAAAGGCTCGCGCAAAAGCACGCCGTATGCGGCGCAGTTGGCGGCCGGCACGGTGGCAAAGACCTGCCTCGATGCCGGCATGCGCGAAGTCGATGTATACATCAAAGGCCCCGGCCCCGGCCGCGAATCGGCCTTGCGCGCTCTGCAGGCGTCGGGCCTGCGCGTGCGCTCGATTACGGACATCACTCCGATCCCGCACAACGGCTGCCGCCCGCGCAAGAAGCGCCGCGTCTGA
- a CDS encoding DNA-directed RNA polymerase subunit alpha translates to MDKGFGTTIGNALRRVLLSALPGAAVTSVKVEGVHHEFSPIDGVKEDSIELILNLKQLRLRMDGDEPVRMLIERTGEGPVTAGDIETPAGVEIVNPELRLLTLDAADSRVSVEIVVSKGKGFSPSEDRGKLPIGEIPVDAIFSPVRKVNFAVKPERIGQVANLDRVELEIWTDGTMRPLDAVKESAFLLARHFGIIAGVKEEDLIPIEEPAAAAEDTSGRELPIEDLQLSVRAYNCLKRAGITKIGEVLDRLSKGEEEIMSIRNFGRKSLVELQDKLRERGLIGDNMVNPEAVAEESDEEEDLEAETEE, encoded by the coding sequence ATGGACAAAGGCTTCGGCACGACGATAGGCAACGCCTTGCGGCGCGTCCTGCTGTCGGCGCTGCCTGGCGCGGCGGTCACGTCGGTCAAGGTCGAAGGCGTTCATCACGAGTTTTCGCCGATCGACGGCGTCAAGGAAGACTCGATCGAGCTGATCCTGAACCTGAAGCAGTTGCGCCTGCGCATGGACGGCGACGAACCGGTGCGCATGCTGATTGAGCGCACAGGCGAGGGGCCGGTGACCGCCGGCGACATTGAAACGCCGGCGGGCGTCGAGATTGTGAATCCCGAACTGCGCCTGCTGACGCTGGACGCGGCCGATTCGCGCGTGTCGGTTGAAATCGTCGTCTCCAAGGGCAAGGGCTTCTCGCCCTCCGAGGATCGCGGCAAGTTGCCGATCGGCGAGATTCCGGTCGATGCGATTTTCAGCCCCGTCCGCAAGGTGAATTTCGCCGTCAAGCCGGAGCGCATCGGCCAGGTGGCCAACCTGGATCGCGTCGAGCTCGAAATCTGGACCGACGGTACCATGCGCCCGCTGGACGCCGTCAAAGAATCGGCGTTCCTGCTGGCCAGGCATTTCGGCATCATTGCGGGCGTCAAGGAAGAAGACCTGATCCCGATCGAGGAGCCGGCGGCGGCCGCCGAGGATACCAGCGGCCGCGAACTGCCGATCGAAGACCTGCAGCTATCCGTGCGCGCCTACAACTGCTTGAAGCGCGCCGGGATCACGAAGATCGGCGAAGTGCTCGACCGCCTGTCCAAGGGCGAAGAAGAGATTATGTCGATCCGCAACTTCGGTCGCAAGTCGCTGGTCGAGTTGCAGGACAAACTGCGCGAGCGCGGCCTCATCGGCGACAATATGGTGAACCCGGAGGCCGTCGCCGAAGAGAGCGACGAAGAAGAAGATCTGGAAGCGGAAACGGAGGAGTAG
- the rpmJ gene encoding 50S ribosomal protein L36 translates to MKVRASVKKMCDKCKIVKRHGVVRVICTNPKHKQRQG, encoded by the coding sequence ATGAAGGTTCGCGCGTCTGTAAAGAAGATGTGTGACAAGTGCAAAATTGTCAAGCGGCACGGCGTGGTGCGCGTGATTTGCACCAACCCCAAGCACAAGCAGCGCCAAGGCTAA
- the rplO gene encoding 50S ribosomal protein L15 has translation MKAHDLKSPQGASHRRRRVGLGHSAGQGKTAGRGIKGQGSRSGGTKAPYHEGGSLPFVRRLPFMRGEGFTNMNRVEYAPVNVQELAHAFADGDTVNPESLVAAGLLKSVRSRVKVLGDGALAKKLTVQAHAFSASAKDKIEKAGGAAEVLAA, from the coding sequence ATGAAAGCACACGATTTGAAGTCGCCGCAGGGCGCATCGCACCGCCGGCGCCGCGTCGGGCTGGGGCATTCGGCCGGGCAGGGCAAAACGGCCGGCCGCGGCATCAAAGGCCAGGGCTCGCGCAGCGGCGGCACCAAGGCGCCGTACCATGAAGGCGGCTCGCTGCCGTTCGTGCGCCGCCTGCCGTTCATGCGCGGCGAAGGCTTTACCAACATGAATCGCGTTGAGTACGCTCCGGTCAATGTGCAGGAACTGGCGCATGCGTTCGCGGACGGCGATACCGTCAACCCGGAATCGCTCGTGGCGGCGGGTCTGCTGAAGTCGGTGCGGTCGCGCGTCAAGGTGCTGGGCGATGGCGCGCTGGCCAAAAAGTTGACCGTGCAGGCGCACGCTTTCTCGGCATCGGCGAAAGACAAGATCGAGAAAGCCGGCGGAGCAGCCGAAGTCCTGGCGGCCTAA
- a CDS encoding acetamidase/formamidase family protein, protein MSRREHVLDKSKIHYKWNKANPPAIEIDPGDVVHCETNEVSSGQVTPGCAADVFGRLDFNKLYPLAGPVYVKGAQPGDVLEVEILKLQPLAWGWAGILPGLGLLSEDFPNPYIRHFDLTDGFSTALRDDIRIPIQPFCGTMGVATDEEGDKDVLPPTKGAGNIDTRHIGVGAKLYLPVYVPGALFSAGDCHAAQGDGEVCVTGIECPMQFSMRFNVIKGRSLPPWRYEFVTPAGALQPLSDARGYRAHTALGPDLMTNAKNAVRGLIDWLEREKHLSREDAYVLCSLAADLKISQIVDAPNWGVSAYLALSVFA, encoded by the coding sequence ATGTCCCGCCGCGAGCACGTGCTCGACAAGAGCAAGATTCATTACAAGTGGAACAAGGCCAACCCGCCCGCGATTGAAATCGATCCCGGCGATGTCGTGCATTGCGAAACGAACGAGGTCAGCAGCGGCCAGGTCACGCCGGGCTGCGCAGCCGACGTGTTCGGCCGCCTTGACTTCAACAAACTGTATCCGCTGGCCGGGCCGGTTTACGTCAAAGGCGCACAGCCCGGCGATGTGCTGGAAGTCGAGATTCTCAAGCTGCAACCGCTGGCCTGGGGCTGGGCGGGCATCCTGCCGGGACTCGGCCTGCTGTCCGAGGACTTCCCCAACCCGTACATCCGCCACTTCGATCTGACCGACGGCTTCAGCACGGCGCTGCGCGACGACATCCGCATCCCGATCCAGCCGTTCTGCGGCACGATGGGTGTGGCGACCGACGAGGAGGGTGACAAAGACGTGCTGCCGCCGACCAAAGGCGCGGGCAACATCGACACGCGCCACATCGGCGTCGGGGCCAAACTCTACCTGCCGGTATACGTGCCGGGCGCGCTGTTTTCGGCCGGCGACTGCCACGCCGCGCAGGGGGACGGCGAGGTATGCGTGACCGGCATCGAGTGCCCGATGCAGTTCAGCATGCGCTTCAACGTCATTAAAGGCCGCTCGCTGCCGCCCTGGCGCTACGAGTTTGTGACGCCGGCGGGCGCGCTGCAGCCGCTGTCCGATGCGCGCGGCTACCGGGCGCACACGGCGCTGGGTCCCGACCTGATGACGAACGCGAAGAACGCCGTGCGCGGTCTGATCGACTGGCTGGAGCGCGAGAAACACCTGAGCCGCGAGGACGCCTATGTGCTGTGCAGTCTCGCCGCCGATCTCAAGATCAGCCAGATCGTGGATGCGCCGAATTGGGGCGTGTCGGCGTATCTGGCGTTAAGCGTGTTCGCGTAG
- a CDS encoding adenylate kinase encodes MNIILMGAPGAGKGTQADLMKQRLRVPHVSSGDLFRENIRNSTVLGKQVKAILDRGDLVPDSVTIAMIGQRIAQPDCSRGLILDGFPRTIPQAEALDALFVGQGGRVDHVVYVKVASEKLVERLAGRWFCKVCQTPYHIIHNPPRIAGQCDREGGELIQRPDDRPETVSNRLKVYFDQTAPLIAYYAKQGVLAEVNGDQDIERVYAEIAAALGVQ; translated from the coding sequence ATGAACATCATCCTGATGGGGGCGCCGGGCGCGGGCAAAGGCACGCAGGCCGACCTGATGAAGCAGCGGCTGCGCGTCCCACACGTATCCAGCGGCGACCTCTTCCGCGAGAACATCCGCAACAGCACGGTGTTGGGCAAGCAGGTGAAGGCGATCCTGGATCGGGGCGATCTGGTGCCCGATAGCGTGACGATTGCCATGATCGGCCAGCGCATCGCGCAGCCGGACTGCAGCCGGGGGCTGATCCTGGACGGCTTTCCGCGCACGATCCCGCAGGCCGAGGCGCTCGATGCGCTGTTCGTCGGACAGGGCGGACGGGTGGACCATGTGGTGTATGTGAAGGTGGCGAGCGAAAAACTCGTCGAGCGGCTGGCCGGGCGTTGGTTCTGCAAGGTCTGCCAGACGCCGTATCACATCATCCACAATCCGCCGCGCATCGCCGGCCAGTGCGATCGCGAAGGCGGCGAACTGATCCAGCGGCCCGACGACCGTCCCGAAACGGTGTCGAACCGGTTGAAAGTATACTTCGACCAGACGGCGCCGCTGATCGCGTATTACGCCAAGCAGGGCGTGCTGGCGGAAGTCAACGGCGACCAGGACATCGAGCGCGTGTACGCGGAGATCGCCGCGGCGCTGGGCGTGCAATGA
- the secY gene encoding preprotein translocase subunit SecY: MQSLKRPSFLSSVLNAFRMPDLSRKLWFTLLILVIYRLAAHIPMPGVDRTALDEFFKQQPLLGMLDLLSGGAMSNFSIMAMGVYPYVTASIVMQLMIPIFPKLQELQKEGGEAGRQRLNLYTHIMTVPIAALNAIGQALLLARGASGKAVLTNFGFDRPELWLPTLATILTLTCGTMFALWLGELITRDGVGQGISIIIFGGIVAQAPQRLGQLAATNVLGLVGYIVIAVVTVVAIVVVYEGQRRIPVQYGKRVRGTRVFGGQSSHIPMRINQAGMIPLIFAQSILILPGVIASYFTVSTNDSLRAFAIGFAGLFDSRTSTFYWLMYFVMVVGFTFMYTDITFQQQNLPETLQKNGGFIPGIRPGKNTEKYLMAVLRRITLVGAVFLGLVALLPFILRDVTESSVMVITSTGLLIVVGVVLDTMKQLEAQLLMRQYEGFIR; this comes from the coding sequence ATGCAATCGCTCAAGCGACCGAGTTTCCTCTCGTCCGTGCTCAATGCCTTCCGCATGCCGGATTTGAGCCGCAAGCTGTGGTTCACCCTGTTGATTCTGGTGATCTACCGCCTGGCCGCGCATATCCCGATGCCGGGCGTGGATCGCACAGCGCTGGATGAGTTCTTCAAGCAGCAGCCGCTGCTGGGCATGCTGGACCTGCTGTCGGGCGGCGCCATGTCGAACTTCTCGATCATGGCGATGGGCGTCTACCCGTATGTGACCGCCTCGATCGTGATGCAGCTCATGATCCCGATCTTCCCGAAATTGCAGGAGCTGCAGAAAGAGGGCGGCGAAGCCGGCCGGCAGCGCTTGAACCTGTATACGCACATCATGACGGTGCCGATCGCAGCGCTGAACGCTATCGGCCAGGCGCTGCTGCTGGCACGCGGCGCGAGCGGCAAGGCGGTGCTGACGAACTTCGGTTTTGACCGGCCGGAGCTCTGGCTGCCGACGCTGGCGACGATTCTGACGTTGACCTGCGGCACAATGTTCGCGCTCTGGCTGGGCGAGTTGATCACGCGCGACGGCGTGGGACAGGGCATTTCGATCATCATATTCGGCGGCATTGTGGCGCAGGCGCCGCAGCGCCTCGGCCAGTTGGCCGCCACGAATGTGCTCGGGTTGGTTGGCTACATCGTGATCGCGGTGGTCACCGTCGTGGCGATTGTGGTCGTATATGAGGGCCAGCGTCGCATTCCGGTGCAGTATGGCAAGCGCGTGCGCGGCACGCGCGTGTTCGGCGGACAGTCGTCGCATATCCCGATGCGCATCAACCAGGCGGGCATGATTCCGCTGATCTTTGCGCAGTCGATTCTGATTCTGCCCGGCGTGATCGCGTCGTATTTCACGGTCAGCACCAACGATTCGCTGCGCGCGTTTGCCATCGGCTTTGCGGGGCTGTTCGACAGCCGCACCAGCACGTTCTACTGGCTGATGTATTTCGTCATGGTGGTCGGTTTCACATTCATGTACACCGACATCACGTTCCAGCAGCAGAACCTGCCGGAGACGCTGCAGAAGAACGGCGGCTTTATCCCCGGCATCCGGCCGGGCAAGAATACCGAGAAATACCTGATGGCAGTCCTACGCCGCATCACGCTGGTTGGCGCCGTATTTCTGGGCCTGGTCGCGCTGCTGCCGTTCATCCTGCGCGACGTGACCGAGTCGTCGGTCATGGTTATCACCAGTACGGGCCTGTTGATCGTGGTCGGCGTGGTGCTGGATACGATGAAGCAACTGGAAGCGCAGTTGCTCATGCGCCAGTACGAAGGGTTCATCCGCTAA
- the rplM gene encoding 50S ribosomal protein L13 produces the protein MKTFALKEADIQRDWWVVDAEGQTLGRLATRIATLLRGKHKPTFSTHLDTGDFVIVVNAEKIKVTGKKLDDKMYYAYSGYAGGLRTTPLREQLAKHPDRVIKSAVKGMLPDTRMTEKLMGKLKVYRKAEHPHGAQNPKVYTIQEK, from the coding sequence GTGAAAACATTCGCATTGAAAGAAGCAGATATCCAGCGGGACTGGTGGGTCGTCGACGCCGAGGGCCAGACGCTCGGCCGGCTGGCGACGCGCATTGCCACGCTCCTGCGCGGCAAGCACAAGCCAACCTTCTCGACGCACCTGGACACCGGGGACTTTGTGATCGTCGTCAACGCCGAAAAGATCAAGGTGACCGGCAAGAAACTGGACGACAAAATGTACTACGCCTACTCCGGCTATGCCGGCGGCCTGCGCACGACCCCGCTGCGCGAGCAGCTGGCCAAGCACCCGGACCGCGTCATCAAGTCGGCGGTCAAGGGCATGCTGCCGGACACGCGCATGACCGAAAAACTGATGGGCAAGCTCAAGGTCTATCGCAAGGCCGAGCACCCGCACGGCGCGCAGAACCCGAAGGTTTACACGATTCAGGAGAAATAA
- the map gene encoding type I methionyl aminopeptidase: protein MIYLKRPEEIASMRAAGRIVAEILAELGKRIEPGMRTLDIELVATGILKARGAQSPFMHYPHHGNGPAFPANVCVSVNEELVHGIPGRRVLKEGDVVSVDCGAVVDGWVGDGAWTFPVGKVSPVARKLLDVTRDALLLGIQAARGGGRIGDIGHAVETHVRSNGFAVIRDYVGHGVGRSMHEEPQVPNYGTPGRGARLQPGMTFALEPMVSVGSPKTRELRDGWTVVIADKSLSAQFEHTIAIGDGEAQVLTQL, encoded by the coding sequence ATGATCTATTTGAAGCGCCCCGAGGAAATCGCCAGCATGCGCGCAGCCGGGCGCATCGTCGCAGAGATTCTCGCGGAGCTGGGCAAGCGCATCGAGCCCGGCATGCGCACGCTGGACATTGAGCTGGTCGCGACCGGCATCCTGAAGGCACGCGGCGCGCAGTCGCCGTTCATGCACTACCCGCATCACGGCAACGGGCCGGCGTTCCCGGCCAATGTGTGCGTCTCGGTCAACGAAGAACTGGTGCACGGCATACCGGGCAGGCGGGTGCTGAAAGAAGGCGACGTGGTCAGCGTCGATTGCGGCGCGGTGGTCGATGGCTGGGTCGGCGATGGCGCCTGGACGTTTCCGGTTGGCAAGGTGTCGCCGGTGGCGCGGAAGCTGCTGGACGTGACGCGCGATGCGCTGCTGCTCGGCATCCAGGCGGCGCGCGGCGGCGGTCGGATAGGGGACATCGGGCATGCCGTCGAGACGCACGTGCGCAGCAACGGCTTCGCGGTCATCCGCGATTACGTCGGACATGGCGTTGGCCGTTCGATGCACGAGGAGCCGCAGGTGCCGAATTATGGCACGCCGGGGCGCGGCGCCAGGCTGCAGCCCGGCATGACGTTCGCGCTGGAGCCGATGGTTTCCGTCGGGTCGCCCAAGACACGCGAATTGCGCGACGGCTGGACGGTTGTGATTGCGGACAAGAGCCTCTCGGCGCAGTTTGAGCATACGATCGCCATCGGCGACGGCGAGGCGCAGGTCCTGACCCAGTTGTGA
- a CDS encoding VOC family protein: MTTHTHAKPAGTPTWIDLLSPDTDVARKFYAALFGWEFDASSGEYGGYVNARLAKRAVAGLIGNEPGAAPAPAAWNLYFASDNAQTDAARAVELGAQVVVPAMAVGPLGSMATLVDPTGAGFGFWQAGLHVGSQVTDEPGATAWCELYASDAKQARDFYAALLHATVDPMPGGMEYYVLKHGDMSLCGIMQIDPSWGNFKSQWITYFTVANTDEAVAIATRQGGKAMGTTDDSPFGRLAALADPGGAAFKVIQPPAH; this comes from the coding sequence ATGACCACACATACGCACGCAAAACCGGCCGGCACACCCACCTGGATCGACTTGCTGTCGCCCGATACCGACGTGGCGCGCAAGTTCTACGCTGCGCTGTTTGGCTGGGAATTCGACGCCAGCAGTGGGGAATACGGCGGGTACGTGAACGCACGGCTGGCTAAGCGTGCGGTCGCCGGCCTTATCGGCAATGAGCCGGGCGCCGCACCGGCGCCCGCCGCGTGGAACCTCTATTTCGCCAGCGACAATGCACAGACCGATGCGGCCCGCGCGGTCGAGCTCGGGGCGCAGGTCGTGGTCCCGGCCATGGCCGTGGGGCCGCTGGGCAGCATGGCGACGCTGGTAGACCCGACCGGCGCCGGTTTCGGTTTCTGGCAGGCCGGGCTGCACGTAGGCTCGCAGGTCACCGATGAACCGGGCGCGACCGCCTGGTGCGAACTCTATGCGTCCGATGCGAAGCAGGCGCGTGATTTCTACGCTGCGCTGCTTCACGCCACCGTCGATCCGATGCCTGGCGGCATGGAGTACTATGTGCTGAAGCACGGCGACATGAGCCTCTGCGGTATCATGCAGATCGATCCGTCGTGGGGCAATTTCAAGTCGCAGTGGATCACCTATTTCACGGTGGCCAACACGGACGAAGCCGTGGCCATCGCGACCCGCCAGGGTGGCAAGGCGATGGGCACGACCGACGATTCGCCGTTTGGCCGCCTGGCCGCCCTGGCCGATCCGGGCGGCGCGGCGTTCAAAGTCATTCAACCGCCCGCACACTAA